AGGCGGCCATGGATGTGCTCGTCGAGAACCTTATCGAGGCGTACCGTCAGTCGATCGCGACGCTGCCGTGGATGACGGAGGCGACGCGGGGGCGCGCGCTCGAGAAGCTGGAGAAGTTCACGCCCAAGATCGGCTTCCCCGTGAAGTGGCGCGACTATTCGGCGCTCGAGATCGACGCGGGCGACCTGATCGGCAATGTGCGGGCGACGAGCGAGTTCGAGTTCCAGCGCGAACTCGGCAAGATCGGCAAGCCGCTCGATCGCGACGAGTGGTTCATGACGCCGCAGACGATCAACGCGTACTACAACCCGGGTTTCAACGAGATCGTGTTCCCTGCGGCCATCCTGCAGGCCCCCTTCTTCGATGAGGGCTGGGATGCGGCAGCCAACTACGGTGCGATCGGCGCTGTCATCGGCCACGAGATCGGTCACGGCTTCGACGACCAGGGCTCCAAGTACGACGGCGACGGCCTGCTCACCGACTGGTGGACATCCGAGGATCGCGCGGCGTTCGAGGCGCTCACGGCCTCGCTCATCGCCCAGTACGACGCCCTCGCCCCGCGCCAGACGCCCGAGCATCATGTCAACGGCGCCCTCACGATCGGCGAGAACATCGGCGACCTGGGTGGCCTCGGCATCGCCTGGAAGGCGTACCTGATCTCACTGCAGGGCGAAGAGCCGCCCGTCATCGACGGCCTGACGGGCGCCGAGCGTTTCTTCCTCTCCTGGGCGCAGGCCTGGCAGCTGAAGGCGCGCGATGAGGAGGTCATCCGTCTGCTCTCCATCGACCCCCATTCGCCCAACGAGTTCCGCTGCAACCAGATCGTTCGCAACATCGACGAGTTCTATGAGACGTTTGATGTGACCGAGAACGACGAGCTGTGGCTTGATCCGAACGAGCGCGTCACCATCTGGTAGCGACCCGACGCTGCCGGATGCGCGACGCATGAAGAAGGAGACGTGACGGCCCACACCCGCGATCACTCCCGTCGACGACGCACGACAGATCCGCGACCCGCGCGGCATCGTGGTGCCGACGAGATCGAGAACTTCTCGGCCAGCTTCACCGCGCTCGGTGAGCTGGCCTACGCGGGCGCGCGCGTCTCGGCGAGCGTGCTCGATCTGACGACGGGCCTGCCCCTTCTGTCGATCGATGACCGCATCGCGCTGCCGGCGGCATCCATCGGCAAGGTCCTGCTGCTGGTGGAGGCGTCTGCGCGCATGACGACGCGCGAGGCCTCCGGCTACGGCATCCTCGACAAGACGGCGGATGACCTGGTCGGCGATTCCGGCCTGTGGCGGCGGATGCAGGTGCCCACCCTGCCGATCGGCGACCTCGGCCTGCTCATCGGCAGCGTCAGCGACAATGTGGCCACGAATGTGCTTCTGCGGCAGATCGGCCTCGACGCCGTGCGGGCGCGGGCCGAGTCGCTCGGCCTCAAGCGCACCGCCCTGCTCGATGTCGTGCGCGACAAGAGGGGGCCGGATGATGCGCCGCAGTTCTCGGTCGGGGCGACGGCCGAGCTGGCGTGGCTGTTCTATGCGCTCTCCCGCGGGCAGGTGGTCGATTCGGTGACGAGCCGCCGCGTGCTCGACTGGCTGTCGATGAACCACGACCTGTCGATGGTGGCGAGCGCCTTCGGGCTCGATCCGCTCGCGCACCGGGCGAGCAGCCACGGTCTGCAGCTGATCAACAAGACGGGCAGCGACAACGGCGTGCGGGCGGATGTCGGCCTGCTGCAGGGCAGGTCGGCGGGTGTCGCGTACGCGGTCATCGTGGAGTTCGTCGACTCGAGTCTGCAGCAGAGGCTGCGCGTGCTCGAAGCCATGCGCGCGGTCGGCCACGATCTGCTCGAGTACGTCTACTGACACCTGGCAGGTTGAGGAGCGACGAAGGAGCGTCTCGAAACCTCACCCGCGTGCAACCTCCGGCTGGGAGTTTCCTGATCGCGAGGTCGAATCACGACAGTACGCTTGAAGCACCACTCAACGGAACGGAGTCACCGTGCGAGGCAAGATACTCATCCTGACCGGGGTTGCCGTCGGCTACGTGCTGGGCGCTCGTGCTGGCCGTGAACGCTATGAGCAGATCAAGCGTTTCACCGGCAAGCTCTGGAATGATCCCCGCGTGCAGCACCAGGTGGAGCGCGTCGAGGACTACGCGAAGGACAAGGCGCCGGAGGTGGCCGAGTTCATCGCCGACAATGCCAAAAGGGTCGTTCGCCAGGTGAGCGGCACCGCCGGGTCGTCGTCGAAGGCCAGCACATCGAAGGCCAGCACGGCACGGACCGGTGCGTCGAAGACGAGCGCGTCGAAGACCACCGCGTCGAAGAGCAGCGCGTCACGGTCGGGTGCGTCGAAGTCCGGCAGCACGTCCTCGACCTCATCCAAGTAAGCCCCCCGGCCCAGGCAGGAGGAGCCCATGACCGACTACACGGATCCCGTGAAGCAGGCGCGACCGCGTAAGCGTTCGCTGTTCGAGCTGATCGCGGATGTCCCGCGACTGGTGACCGAGCTGGTGACGGCCGAGATCGAGCAGCTGAAGGCCGAGCTGGTGGCCAAGCTGAAGGCACTCGGCATCGGTGCCGGTCTTCTGGCGGGTGCCGCGATCGTGCTGATGTTCATGATCGGCGTGCTGCTCACGGCTGCGGTGCTCGCGCTGTCGCTGGTCATGCCCGGCTGGGCGGCGGCGCTCGTCGTCGCCGGTGTGCTGCTGCTGGTGGCGGCCATCCTGGCGTGGGTGGGTTATCTGAAACTGAAGGCGGGCATCCCGCCGCTCCCGGTCGACACGATCGAGAGCGTGAAGCGCGATATCGATGTCGTCCGCGGCATCCGAAAGGGAGGAATCTCATGAGCGACACTCAGCAGGCATTCGAGAACGGCAAGAACGCGGTGAAGGATGCGGTGCGCCGCTCCCGTGAGGAGTTGGGCGACACGCTCGACGCGATCGAGGACAAGCTCAACGTGCCCAAGCGCGCGAATGAACTCAAGGAGAGGGCGCAGCGCTCCTACGAGGAGAACCCGGTGCCGTGGATTGTGGGCGCCACGGCGGCGGTCATCGCCATCGGCGGCCTCATCGCCTGGGCGGTATTCAGCGACGACTGAGCCGACGCAGCCCCGCCACCCGAGCGTGATGGGGCGGCGCTCGTTTTTGCTCAGCAAGCCCGGCGGGGCAGTATGGGGGTATGACACCCCTCCGTCCGGCGAAACCGCTCACCGGCCTGCGCGTCCTCGTTCCGCGGGGAGGCAGCTACGGCGAGAATGTGGCCGCCATCCTGCGCAGCTACGGTGCCACGGCGGTGGTCGCCCCCATGATCAATTTCGCGATGCCTGAAGATCCGGCGCCGCTGAGTTCCGCGCTCGAGCGCCTCGAGGCCGGGCACTACGACTGGTTCGTTGTCGCGAGCGGCACGACGGTGGATGTTCTCAACAGCCACGGCGTGCAGATTCCGGATTCGACGCGCATTGCCTGCGTTGGCGAGACGACGAGTGCCGCTCTGTCGCTGGCCGGCTATCCGGTGGACTTCGCGCCGGAGCTCGACAATTCGCTGCGCGGTCTCATCCGTGAGTGGCCCGAGTCGGTGAAGTCGGGCCGCGTGCTCGCCCCGCAGCCTGACCTGTCGGAGCCGAACCTGCTGGAGGGTCTCACCGATCTCGGCCTCGACGTGGACTTCGTGGTTGCGTACCGCACCGTCGGCGTTCAGGTCTCTGAGCGCGTGGCGGCGGATGTCGCATCCGGCCGCATCGGTGCGATCCTGATCAGTTCGGGCAGCGTTGCGCGGCAGGTTCAGGCGCAGCTGGCGCCTCTGCCGGAGAAGACGATCGTCGCCTGTATCGGCCCGCGCACGGCATTCGACGCCCGCGCGGCGGGGCTGACCGTGGATCTCATCGCCGAGTCGCGCACGGCCGAGGCGCTCGTGGAGTCACTCGCCGAGCACATGCTCGTGCACGCCGACGCCTCCGGCTGAGCTCTCACAGGCTGCGTGCCTAGGCTGGGAACATGCGCGCACTGTGGACGACGAAGACCGGTGACACCGTCAGCACCGAACTGACCGAGCTGCCCGACGACACGCTCATGCCGGGCGATGTGACCGTCGATGTCGATTTCTCGAGCATCAACTACAAGGACGGCATGGCCATCATGGGCCGGCCCGGCATCATCCGGAACCACCCCCTCGTACCCGGGATCGACTTCGTCGGCACGGTGGCGGATGCGGCGGCCGGCAGCGGCTTCGCCCCGGGCGACCGGGTCATCCTGAATGGCTGGGGCGTCGGCGAGACCCACCACGGAGGGCTGGCGGAGCGGGCGCGTGTGAAGTCCGAATGGCTGGTTCCGCTTCCGGAGGCGATCTCGCCGCAGAGGGCGGCCGCGATCGGAACGGCCGGCTTCACGGCCATGCTGGCGGTGCTCGCGCTGGAGCGTTCCGGTGCGCTGGAGAACGACGGCAGCGTGCTCGTCACGGGCGCGGCCGGCGGCGTCGGCTCGATCGCCATCGCGGTTCTGTCGAGGCTCGGGCACAGGGTGACGGCGTCGACGGGTCGCCTGGACGAGGCCGACTATCTGCGCTCGCTCGGCGCATCCGACGTCATCGACCGGGCCCAGTTCTCGGAGCCGGGCAAGCCGCTGCAGGAGCAGCGCTGGATTGCGGCTGTCGACTCTGCGGGCGGCAACACCCTCGCGAATGTGCTCGCGCAGTTGGAATACGGCGGCACCGTAGCGGCGTGCGGCCTGGCCGAGAGCGCCGGGCTCCCGTCGACCGTGCTGCCGTTCATCCTGCGCTCGGCGAACCTCATGGGCATCAACTCGGTGAACGCACCTCACGCGCTGCGCGTGCAGGCGTGGGATCGTCTGGCGCGGAATCTCGACCTCGAACTGCTCGACAGCCTGACGACCACGGTCGGACTGACGGATGCGAAGGGTGTCGCCGAGCAGATCCTCGCCGGCCAGGTGCGAGGCCGAACGGTCGTCGACGTGCGCCGCTGACGTCGTATCCGCGTGCGAAAGGTCACTTTCGGCCCTTTGCGGGTATCCGAAAGGGCATTCAGTGACCACTCACGTGCGCGGGTGCGTGAGTGCGTGACTGCGTGGGTGCGTGAGTGCGCGGGTGCGCGGAGGGATGCGCGGAGCGAGTGGGTCAGATCGCGTACGGGGGGCGCTCGCCTGACGTGCCCGTGGCATCCGCCGGGTCACCGCCCAGGTGCACGATGCGGTTCTTCTCGTCGACGTGAACGATCGACGGCACGAACTCGCGGGCCTCATCCGGGCTCATCTGCGCGTAGGCGATGAGGATGACCAGGTCGCCCGGGTGGATCAGATGCGCGGCAGCGCCGTTGATCGAGAGAACGCCGCTGTTCGGCTCGCCCGCGATCGTGTACGTCTCGAGCCGGGCGCCGTTGGTGACGTCGACGATCGAGACCTTCTCGCCGGGCAGAATTCCGGATGCTTCGAGCAGCACGCTGTCGACCGTGACGGAGCCGACATAGTTGAGGTCGGCCTGCGTGACGGTCGCGCGGTGGATCTTCGCATGAAGCATGGTGAGTTGCATGGCCCATTAAGGGTACGGCACCAGAAACGCCGCAGGTTACCCCGTGAGCGAACTGTGATTCCGGATGGCGTCAGCCGAAGAGCAGCGAGGCCTCATCGTAGCGCTCCTGCGGAACGGTCTTGAGCTTGCCGAGGGCATCCTCGAAAGGCACGTCGACGATATCGGTGCCGCGCAGCGCCACCATCTGACCCCAGCGCTTGTCGCGCGCCAGATCGAGAACCGCCATGCCGAGGCGGGTGGCGAGCACCCGGTCGTAGGAGCTGGGCGTTCCGCCGCGCTGGATGTGGCCGAGCGTGGTGGCGCGGGTCTCGATGCCGGTCGCCTCCTCGATCATGGGGGCGAGGTGCTCCCCGATGCCGCCGAGGCGTGGGCGCCCGAAGGCGTCGAGGCCGCGTTCGTGGTGGGTGTCATCCATGGTGTCGAGGGCGAAGCCCTCCGAGACGACGATGAGGGGCGCGCGACCGCGGTCGTTGGCGCTCGTCACCCAGCCGAGGATCTCCTCCATGGAGGTCTTCTGCTCGGGGATGAGGATGGCGTGAGCACCCGCGGCCATACCGGAGTGCAGGGCGATCCAGCCCACGTGACGGCCCATGACCTCAGCGATCATGCACCGCTGGTGGGAGTCGCCGGTCGTGCGCAGACGGTCCATGGCATCCGTCGCGATCTGCACGGCGGTGTCGAAACCGAAGGTGTAGTCGGTCGCCGAGATGTCGTTGTCGATGGTCTTGGGCACGCCGACGATGGGCAGGCCCTCATCGCTGAGGCGCTTGGCCGCGGCGAGGGTGCCCTCGCCGCCGATCGCGATGATCGAGTCGATCTCGTTGCGCTCGAGCACCTCGCTGATGCGATCGACGCCACCGCGGCCCTCGAAGGGGTTCGTGCGCGAGGTTCCGAGGATGGTGCCACCCTGCTTGCTGATGCCCTTCACCTCGTGGCGGCCGAGCGGCACGAGCTCCTCCTCGACGACGCCCCGCCATCCGGCCTTGAAGCCGACGAACTGCTGGCCGTACTCCTTGTCGCCCTTGAGCACGGCACCGCGGATGACCGCGTTCAGCCCGGGTGCATCGCCGCCGCTCGTCAGAATTCCTATGCGCATGACACCCATCTTGGTGGAGTCGAGGCCTGCCGCGCGAGTCGAGCAGCCCCCGTTGCCGAAAAAAGTTCTGGATTTCGACCGCAGGGCGCTGTAGTGTCTGGCCAACGCGACCCGTATCGCGTCCTAGTCGTGTCTGACCTTGGGGGGTTCAAGATGAGCGAGAAGGGCAAGCCTGCGGCATCGCAGGATGTCGACGAGGCGGTTTCGGAATCCGAGACGGATGCCGAGGTTGTGGACACCGGATCCGTCGAGACGATCGACGACGACCTCGACACCTCACCGTCGGTCTTCGACGACAGCATCGATGATGGGGGCCCGAGCGCATCCGCTCGCTCGAAATCGAAGACGCCGGCCATCCTGATCGGTGTGGTCGTGGTCGCGCTGGTCGTCGTCGCCGCCGTCGCGGTGCTCATGTCAGGCATGCTGCAGGGCCCCTGCGACGGGCTGGCGCCGGGTGTGCACAAACTCGACAACGGCACAAAGGTCAGCTGCCGGTAGGTGTAGTGCTGGTTGCTCGCGGGTGAGGTTTCGAGACGCTCGTTCCTCAACCCGCGAGCAACCGTTGCTAGGCGCGGCCGTGGAGCGCCCGCGAGCGGCGCGACAGCGAGTCGATGATGACCGCGAGCAGCAGCACGGCGCCCGTGATCATGTAGCGCACCGACGAGTCGAGGCTGAGCAGGGTGAGCCCGCTCGCGATCGACTGGATGACAACGATGCCCACCAGCGCAGACCAGGCGCTGCCGCGTCCGCCGAAGAGGCTCGTGCCGCCGATGACGGCCGCAGCGATGGCGGTGAGGTTGGTGTCGCCGCCGCCGCTGGACTGGTTGGCCGCCGCGAGGCGCCCCGCCGCGAGCAGGCCGCCGAGTGCGGCGAGCGTCGTCGCTGTGATGAACACGGAGATGTAGACACGGTTGACCCGGATGCCTGCACGCCGTGCCGCTTCGACGTTGCCGCCGACCGCGTAGATGGAGCGCCCGAAGCGGGTGCGGCGCAGTACGTAGTCCATGACGATGACGAGCACCACGAACAGCAGGAACATGAGGCCGATACCGCGGCTGGTGTGCAGGTACCAGGCCGCGAATCCGAGTGCGGCGACGAGCAGCACCCCGCGGATGATGATCTCCGTTGCCGATGTCGAGCTCAGGCCGGCAGCCTCCCTGCGACGGGCGCTGAGCATCCGGGACCCGATGTAGCTGGCACCGGCGACGCCGACGAGCACGTAGGAGAGCCAGGCGGGCAGGAACATCTGCTGCGCGAACTGCACGATCCAGGAGTCGAAGGGGAGGTTGATGGAGCCGAGCTTGCCGAGCACCCACAGCTGGATGCCGAGCACGCCGAGCAGGCCGGCGAGCGTGATCACGAACGTCGGCACCCCGAAGCGGGTGAACAGGAAGGCGTAGAGCCCGCCGAGCAGCGCGCCCACCGCAAGGCCCGCGAGGATCGCGACCGGCAGCGGCCAGCTGAGCTGGGTGAAGCCGACGGCGAGGATCGCGGCGGCGAGTCCGGCGATGGAACCGATCGACAGGTCGATCTGGCCGAGCAGCAGCACGAGCACGACGCCGAGGGCGATCGTGCCGATCGCCGCGCACTGCAGCGCGAGGTTGACCAGGTTCGGCGCCGAGAGGAACGTCGGGTTGAGCACCTGGAACACCGTCCAGATGATGGCGAGGCCCACGATGACGGGAAGTGCCCCGAGGTCGCCGCCGCGGGTGCGGGCGCGGAAGGCCGCCCAGGCGTCGCCGATGCTGCGATTGCCCTGGGCTTCTGCCGGAGTCGCGGGGGTTGAGGTCGTGCTCATGAGGTGGCTCCCTCGCTGCTGTGGGATGAGGCCCGGCGGGTGACGGCGTTGTCTGTTGCGCCGGTGATGGCGGCGATGATCTCCTCGTAGCTGACATCCGACACGCGGAAGTCGCCGTTGTTCTGCCCCAGGCGGAGTACGACAACGCGGTCGGCCACGGCCTGGACATCCGCCATGTTGTGGCTGATGAGTACGACACCGAGGCCGCGCTCGCGCAGGCGCTCGATCAGGTTGAGGACCTCGGCGGTCTGCGCGACGCCGAGGGCGGCCGTCGGCTCGTCGAGGATGATGATCTCGGGGTCGCCCACGAGGGACCTCGCGATGGCGACCGTCTGGCGTTGGCCTCCTGAGAGGGATGCGATGGCGATGCGCACCGAGGGGATCTTGGCGGAGAGTTCACGCAGCAGGGTCCAGGAGCGCTGTTCCATCTCGACCTCGTCGAGGGCGAGCGAGCCGACCTCGCGGCCGAGGAAGAGGTTGGAGACGACATCGAGGTTGTCGCAGAGGGCCAGATCCTGGAAGACGGTCGCAATGCCGAGCTCCTGGGCGACCACCGGGCTCGTGATCGAGACGGGGTGGCCGCGGTGGGAGATCGTGCCGGAGTCGGCGGGGTGCACTCCGGAGAGGATCTTGACGAGGGTCGACTTGCCTGCGCCGTTGTCGCCGACGATGGCGACCACCTCGCCGCGGTAGATGTCGAGCGATACGTCGCTGAGCGCCTGCACGGCGCCGAAGCTCTTGCTGATGCCGCGGAGGGAGACGAGAAGATCATCGTCCTGCGCGGTCGGTGTGGCGGCGGTCACGATGCGTGCCTCTTCCTGGTGGATCCGGATGCGCGAAAGCGCAGCCGAGGTGCGGTCGTCGTACAAGCGGTTGGGGTGCGCCGGGATGGCGCACCCCAACCGGATGGTGGTTACTTGATTCCGGCTGCGGTGCAGGCGGCTGCGTAGTCCGCGGTGCAGATGTCGGAAACCTTGTAGAAGCCGTCCTTCACCACGGTGTCCATGATGTTGTCGAGCGTGACGACGACCGGGTTGAGCAGCGTGGTGGGAACGCCGTTGGTGTCGGCGCTCTCACCCTTCAGTGCCGTGCCGTTGACGACGTCGACCGCGAGCTGCGCGGCCGTCTCGGCCTCGAGCTTGAGGGCCTTGTAGATCGTCATGAACTGGTCACCTGCGACGATGCGCTGGATGGCGGGGAGTTCCGCATCCTGGCCCGTGACGGGCGGCAGCGGGGTGACGCCGGCGGCCTTCATGGCGGCGATGGCGCCACCAGCGGTTCCGTCGTTGGCCGCGTAGACGCCGACAAGCTTGTCACCGAACTGCGTGACCTGTCCGGCCATCCACTCCTGGGCCTTGTCGGGGCTCCAGTCGGGGGTGTCGAACTCTGCGACGACCTTGTAGTCGCTTGCGTCGATGATGTTGTGGGCGCCCTTCTTGAAGAGCGTTGCGTTGTTGTCGGTGGGCGAGCCGTTGATCATGACGATGTCGCCGGATGCGTTGCCGTCGGCGGCGAGCTTGTCAACGAAGGCCTGTCCCTGCAGTTCGCCGACCTTCTCGTTGTCGAACGAGAGGTAGAAGCTGAGGTCGCTGCTGTTGATGAGGCGGTCGTAACTGATGACGGGCACGTCCTGTGCCTTTGCCGAGTTGACGATGCTGGCCGCGGCCGAGGAGTCGACCGGGTCGAGCACCATGACGGCGATGCCCTGCGTGAGTGCGGACTCCGCCTGCTGCTGCTGCTTGGCGGCATCCTGGTCGGCGTTCGAGTAGATGACCTCGCAGTCGGCGCAAAGCTCCTTGACCTTCGCCTCGAAAAGCGGTCGGTCGTAGGCCTCGTAGCGGGTGGTCTTGGACTCGGGAAGGAGAAGGGCGATCTTCTTGGAGCTGTCTCCGGCGCCGTCCCCTCCTGAGCCGTTGTCGGTGGTCGAACAGGCCGTGAGCGTTCCTGCGAGGAGCAGGAGCGCCGATGCTGCGGTCACCGCTCTCTTGGTGGCGATCTTCATTGAAAAACCTCCGGGTATGGCCGCCCTCGTTGGCGGTGAAGCGAGCATCCCACCATAGGCTT
The genomic region above belongs to Homoserinimonas aerilata and contains:
- a CDS encoding serine hydrolase yields the protein MTAHTRDHSRRRRTTDPRPARHRGADEIENFSASFTALGELAYAGARVSASVLDLTTGLPLLSIDDRIALPAASIGKVLLLVEASARMTTREASGYGILDKTADDLVGDSGLWRRMQVPTLPIGDLGLLIGSVSDNVATNVLLRQIGLDAVRARAESLGLKRTALLDVVRDKRGPDDAPQFSVGATAELAWLFYALSRGQVVDSVTSRRVLDWLSMNHDLSMVASAFGLDPLAHRASSHGLQLINKTGSDNGVRADVGLLQGRSAGVAYAVIVEFVDSSLQQRLRVLEAMRAVGHDLLEYVY
- a CDS encoding phage holin family protein; its protein translation is MTDYTDPVKQARPRKRSLFELIADVPRLVTELVTAEIEQLKAELVAKLKALGIGAGLLAGAAIVLMFMIGVLLTAAVLALSLVMPGWAAALVVAGVLLLVAAILAWVGYLKLKAGIPPLPVDTIESVKRDIDVVRGIRKGGIS
- a CDS encoding DUF3618 domain-containing protein, giving the protein MSDTQQAFENGKNAVKDAVRRSREELGDTLDAIEDKLNVPKRANELKERAQRSYEENPVPWIVGATAAVIAIGGLIAWAVFSDD
- a CDS encoding uroporphyrinogen-III synthase; amino-acid sequence: MTPLRPAKPLTGLRVLVPRGGSYGENVAAILRSYGATAVVAPMINFAMPEDPAPLSSALERLEAGHYDWFVVASGTTVDVLNSHGVQIPDSTRIACVGETTSAALSLAGYPVDFAPELDNSLRGLIREWPESVKSGRVLAPQPDLSEPNLLEGLTDLGLDVDFVVAYRTVGVQVSERVAADVASGRIGAILISSGSVARQVQAQLAPLPEKTIVACIGPRTAFDARAAGLTVDLIAESRTAEALVESLAEHMLVHADASG
- a CDS encoding MDR family oxidoreductase; protein product: MRALWTTKTGDTVSTELTELPDDTLMPGDVTVDVDFSSINYKDGMAIMGRPGIIRNHPLVPGIDFVGTVADAAAGSGFAPGDRVILNGWGVGETHHGGLAERARVKSEWLVPLPEAISPQRAAAIGTAGFTAMLAVLALERSGALENDGSVLVTGAAGGVGSIAIAVLSRLGHRVTASTGRLDEADYLRSLGASDVIDRAQFSEPGKPLQEQRWIAAVDSAGGNTLANVLAQLEYGGTVAACGLAESAGLPSTVLPFILRSANLMGINSVNAPHALRVQAWDRLARNLDLELLDSLTTTVGLTDAKGVAEQILAGQVRGRTVVDVRR
- the panD gene encoding aspartate 1-decarboxylase; this encodes MQLTMLHAKIHRATVTQADLNYVGSVTVDSVLLEASGILPGEKVSIVDVTNGARLETYTIAGEPNSGVLSINGAAAHLIHPGDLVILIAYAQMSPDEAREFVPSIVHVDEKNRIVHLGGDPADATGTSGERPPYAI
- a CDS encoding 6-phosphofructokinase is translated as MRIGILTSGGDAPGLNAVIRGAVLKGDKEYGQQFVGFKAGWRGVVEEELVPLGRHEVKGISKQGGTILGTSRTNPFEGRGGVDRISEVLERNEIDSIIAIGGEGTLAAAKRLSDEGLPIVGVPKTIDNDISATDYTFGFDTAVQIATDAMDRLRTTGDSHQRCMIAEVMGRHVGWIALHSGMAAGAHAILIPEQKTSMEEILGWVTSANDRGRAPLIVVSEGFALDTMDDTHHERGLDAFGRPRLGGIGEHLAPMIEEATGIETRATTLGHIQRGGTPSSYDRVLATRLGMAVLDLARDKRWGQMVALRGTDIVDVPFEDALGKLKTVPQERYDEASLLFG
- a CDS encoding sugar ABC transporter permease — encoded protein: MSTTSTPATPAEAQGNRSIGDAWAAFRARTRGGDLGALPVIVGLAIIWTVFQVLNPTFLSAPNLVNLALQCAAIGTIALGVVLVLLLGQIDLSIGSIAGLAAAILAVGFTQLSWPLPVAILAGLAVGALLGGLYAFLFTRFGVPTFVITLAGLLGVLGIQLWVLGKLGSINLPFDSWIVQFAQQMFLPAWLSYVLVGVAGASYIGSRMLSARRREAAGLSSTSATEIIIRGVLLVAALGFAAWYLHTSRGIGLMFLLFVVLVIVMDYVLRRTRFGRSIYAVGGNVEAARRAGIRVNRVYISVFITATTLAALGGLLAAGRLAAANQSSGGGDTNLTAIAAAVIGGTSLFGGRGSAWSALVGIVVIQSIASGLTLLSLDSSVRYMITGAVLLLAVIIDSLSRRSRALHGRA
- a CDS encoding ATP-binding cassette domain-containing protein → MTAATPTAQDDDLLVSLRGISKSFGAVQALSDVSLDIYRGEVVAIVGDNGAGKSTLVKILSGVHPADSGTISHRGHPVSITSPVVAQELGIATVFQDLALCDNLDVVSNLFLGREVGSLALDEVEMEQRSWTLLRELSAKIPSVRIAIASLSGGQRQTVAIARSLVGDPEIIILDEPTAALGVAQTAEVLNLIERLRERGLGVVLISHNMADVQAVADRVVVLRLGQNNGDFRVSDVSYEEIIAAITGATDNAVTRRASSHSSEGATS
- a CDS encoding sugar ABC transporter substrate-binding protein, whose protein sequence is MKIATKRAVTAASALLLLAGTLTACSTTDNGSGGDGAGDSSKKIALLLPESKTTRYEAYDRPLFEAKVKELCADCEVIYSNADQDAAKQQQQAESALTQGIAVMVLDPVDSSAAASIVNSAKAQDVPVISYDRLINSSDLSFYLSFDNEKVGELQGQAFVDKLAADGNASGDIVMINGSPTDNNATLFKKGAHNIIDASDYKVVAEFDTPDWSPDKAQEWMAGQVTQFGDKLVGVYAANDGTAGGAIAAMKAAGVTPLPPVTGQDAELPAIQRIVAGDQFMTIYKALKLEAETAAQLAVDVVNGTALKGESADTNGVPTTLLNPVVVTLDNIMDTVVKDGFYKVSDICTADYAAACTAAGIK